The following coding sequences are from one Thermostaphylospora chromogena window:
- a CDS encoding MarR family winged helix-turn-helix transcriptional regulator produces the protein MTTRSGKRGGEGEVTLPIPALLAQAKDLMVHQLHRRLAAEGFEGIRYRHGSVFRFIDPEGSRLTVLAERSGLTKQALGEVVTELERYGYVERTADPNDRRAKIIRLTDEGRKGQLAAARILKDIEQEWARHLGQDRITALRRTLEEVIGLETAR, from the coding sequence GTGACGACACGGTCCGGGAAGCGGGGCGGGGAAGGCGAGGTCACACTGCCGATTCCCGCGCTGCTCGCGCAGGCCAAGGACCTCATGGTCCACCAGCTCCACCGGCGGCTCGCCGCGGAGGGGTTCGAGGGGATCCGGTACCGGCACGGCTCGGTCTTCCGGTTCATCGACCCGGAGGGATCGCGCCTGACCGTGCTCGCCGAACGCTCCGGCCTCACCAAGCAGGCGCTCGGCGAGGTGGTCACCGAACTCGAACGCTACGGCTACGTCGAGCGCACGGCCGATCCGAACGACCGCCGCGCCAAGATCATCCGACTGACCGACGAGGGCAGAAAGGGCCAGCTCGCCGCCGCCCGAATCCTCAAGGACATCGAACAGGAGTGGGCCCGGCACCTGGGCCAGGACCGCATCACCGCCCTGCGCCGGACCCTGGAAGAGGTCATCGGGCTGGAAACAGCTCGCTGA